One window of Chryseobacterium sp. JJR-5R genomic DNA carries:
- a CDS encoding L-threonylcarbamoyladenylate synthase — MAKILKIYPENPRENLIDEVVKTLNNGGLIIYPSDTVYALGCNIFDIKAMEKLAQIKKLKLEKAQFSIICNDLSHLSDFTRPINTSVFRFLKSHLPGPFTFILEANKSLPLAYKNHKTIGIRVPDHPVPQLIVEKLGHPIASTSIKDDDEIIEYSTDPELIAEKYGHLVDIVIDSGYGDNIASTIVDLTSGEPEIIRQGKGDI, encoded by the coding sequence ATGGCAAAAATATTGAAAATATATCCTGAGAATCCACGGGAAAACCTTATCGATGAGGTGGTTAAAACATTAAATAACGGCGGACTGATTATTTATCCTTCCGATACGGTGTATGCATTGGGCTGTAATATTTTTGATATAAAAGCAATGGAAAAGCTGGCCCAGATTAAAAAGCTTAAGCTTGAAAAGGCTCAGTTTTCCATTATATGTAATGATCTCAGCCACCTTTCAGATTTTACAAGGCCTATCAACACTTCCGTTTTCAGGTTTTTGAAAAGCCACCTGCCGGGGCCTTTTACCTTTATCCTTGAAGCCAATAAAAGTTTACCGCTCGCCTATAAAAACCATAAAACAATCGGGATCCGGGTTCCGGACCATCCGGTTCCGCAACTTATTGTTGAGAAGTTAGGGCATCCGATTGCTTCCACTTCCATCAAGGACGATGATGAAATCATTGAATATTCCACAGATCCCGAACTGATTGCAGAAAAGTACGGTCATCTGGTAGATATCGTTATTGATTCCGGATACGGCGATAATATCGCTTCTACCATTGTGGACCTTACTTCAGGAGAACCTGAAATCATAAGACAGGGAAAGGGAGATATTTAA
- the prmC gene encoding peptide chain release factor N(5)-glutamine methyltransferase, translating to MTVGEFKKYFREQLSEIYIDSESAFLCSVFIGKIVGLNPFYQRKFSGQALLQDDEEKLLHVISELKTEKPYQHILGETEFYGMTFFVNEHVLIPRPETEELLELAIKNIHSSKLWREDIKILDIGTGSGVIPLVLKKHFPKARITSVDFSEKALETAGRNAAFHKLDVNFIQADYLTYSLNENFDIIISNPPYIGIEEEKEIADSVKEFEPKMALFSPTSDALIFYRKIAEDAEKHLNENGMLFLEINQKLGPETLELYRNFTEAALIQDLSGNDRFVFGEK from the coding sequence ATGACAGTAGGAGAATTTAAAAAATATTTCAGGGAACAGCTTTCGGAAATATACATAGATTCGGAAAGTGCTTTTTTGTGCTCTGTTTTTATTGGAAAAATCGTAGGGCTCAATCCTTTTTATCAAAGGAAATTTTCCGGCCAGGCACTATTGCAGGATGATGAAGAAAAGCTTCTGCACGTAATCTCAGAACTGAAAACCGAGAAGCCGTACCAGCACATCCTGGGTGAAACCGAATTCTACGGCATGACATTCTTTGTAAATGAACATGTACTGATCCCCAGGCCTGAAACCGAGGAGCTGCTGGAACTGGCGATCAAGAACATCCACAGCTCAAAATTATGGAGGGAGGATATAAAAATCCTTGACATCGGAACGGGCAGCGGAGTAATTCCTCTGGTGTTAAAAAAACACTTTCCAAAAGCCCGGATAACTTCCGTTGATTTTTCTGAAAAGGCCCTGGAAACAGCCGGGAGAAATGCAGCGTTCCATAAGCTGGACGTAAATTTTATCCAAGCAGATTACCTTACTTACAGCCTGAATGAAAATTTTGACATCATTATTTCAAACCCGCCGTACATCGGTATCGAAGAAGAAAAAGAAATTGCTGATTCCGTGAAGGAATTTGAACCGAAAATGGCCCTCTTCTCCCCTACTTCCGATGCGCTTATCTTTTACCGGAAGATTGCAGAAGATGCTGAAAAACACCTTAATGAAAACGGGATGCTGTTTTTGGAAATCAATCAGAAATTAGGCCCTGAAACGCTGGAACTGTACCGTAATTTCACGGAGGCTGCCCTAATCCAGGATTTATCGGGAAATGACCGGTTTGTTTTTGGTGAAAAATAA
- a CDS encoding type II CAAX endopeptidase family protein produces MSLNGKYALGILLTFVLLAAAMLYIFPVVNMMAGTAEITSEKFFYSRMILWLVAIIVFLYSLFVEKQYFLLWKEKSYSVLFYIGAVISLYFICLLGGALLNTFVKISTHEKNSSQLMRLALIFRNNYSLIIITCLTAGVVEELLMRGYMQPRIENIYSSRYSGILIPAVLFGILHSTYGTIGQVLVPFFIGAVFAVFYKRYSNIKILIICHFMYDFVSLMVMNFINVKHLSVL; encoded by the coding sequence ATGAGTCTTAACGGAAAATATGCCTTGGGCATCCTGCTTACGTTTGTATTGCTGGCTGCGGCTATGCTTTACATCTTTCCTGTTGTCAATATGATGGCGGGAACAGCAGAGATTACTTCAGAGAAGTTTTTTTATTCCCGGATGATCCTGTGGCTGGTGGCCATCATTGTCTTCCTGTACAGTCTTTTTGTTGAGAAACAGTATTTCCTGCTCTGGAAAGAAAAATCCTATTCTGTACTTTTTTACATCGGAGCCGTAATCAGCCTGTACTTTATCTGCCTATTAGGAGGTGCACTTCTTAATACTTTTGTTAAAATTTCAACCCATGAAAAAAACAGCAGCCAGCTGATGCGCCTGGCTCTGATTTTCAGGAACAATTATTCGTTAATCATAATAACCTGCCTTACGGCAGGTGTTGTGGAAGAACTCCTGATGCGCGGCTATATGCAGCCGCGGATTGAAAATATATACAGCAGTCGCTATTCCGGAATCCTGATTCCTGCCGTTTTATTCGGGATCCTCCACAGTACCTACGGAACGATAGGCCAGGTATTGGTCCCGTTTTTTATCGGAGCTGTTTTTGCTGTTTTTTACAAACGGTATTCAAATATAAAAATTCTCATCATCTGTCACTTCATGTATGATTTCGTATCACTGATGGTCATGAATTTTATTAACGTTAAACATTTATCTGTATTGTAA
- a CDS encoding T9SS type A sorting domain-containing protein gives MKRILIYFVMLFSPFLLKAQVTITQATGWLESAYVKWNPVNGADSYKVYYTGGGFTDKPIDTQLIRSYGTYFRADILGLSAGNYTVKVVPVTGNVEGAAAVSGTVTVLAHDRNGFAHHNARVPGAYNLNGTLKANAVVIYVTQDTKNTVSLNVTGANANPCVGLQSILDGFKKGMDTRPLAIRLLGNVTDPGYLLNGDAVIENKNIDASSITFEGVGDDALVNGWGIRIKNATNIEVRNLGFMLTNASEGDNLSLQQNNSYIWAHHNDLFYGAPGSDADQEKGDGALDAKKSTYVTFSYNHFWDNGKSCLLGLSEGTTAGLYITYHHNWFDHSDSRHPRVRYYSAHVYNNYYDGNSKYGVGSTLGSSVFVEGNYFRNAKYPILTSKQGTDVANGAPGTFSGENGGVVKAFNNYMTGQTAFVPYNAATAASHFDAYVSASRNEVLGNTIKAFQGNGTYNNFDTDNSLYVNTLVPDSPTAAKDKVMQYSGRVSGGDISWTFSNANDDTSSSVNTGLMAVLQNYVSSLVYVQGISSASASSQTLAVPSNNDQAVTAGTAITPMVFTWGGTATDAAVTGLPASGISFVKNASAKTVTVSGTPTADLDFTIMTSGTAGTAVSGTGSISVTPGSGTNPQGNEIHNFSVSNLTSSFYTFTSANINSTDGMATYDGLTLTKRLKLESATGITYTTAAASSLTLVFDPSFSGTVKVDNVSYTASSGIVSIPTVAAGSHSITKGSVANLFYIKTQYASSVLSTQENTVAENVTIYPNPVETFFSITVPDTVEQVTITNSAGDTVKHIRGNNKTIDMSSLQSGLYFVRIKTDKGSSAHKIIKK, from the coding sequence ATGAAAAGAATATTGATCTATTTTGTGATGCTTTTCAGTCCTTTCCTTCTGAAAGCACAGGTAACCATTACCCAGGCAACAGGCTGGCTTGAATCTGCTTATGTCAAATGGAACCCTGTCAACGGGGCTGACAGCTACAAAGTGTATTATACCGGAGGCGGATTTACCGATAAACCTATTGATACACAGCTTATAAGAAGCTACGGCACTTATTTCAGGGCGGATATTTTAGGATTAAGCGCCGGAAACTATACGGTTAAAGTGGTCCCGGTAACAGGGAATGTAGAGGGTGCGGCTGCGGTTTCCGGTACGGTGACCGTTCTTGCTCATGACAGAAACGGATTTGCCCATCACAATGCCAGGGTTCCGGGAGCTTACAACCTGAATGGAACCTTAAAAGCAAACGCTGTGGTCATCTACGTGACACAGGATACTAAAAACACAGTTTCACTGAATGTTACAGGAGCCAATGCAAATCCCTGTGTCGGTCTTCAGAGTATTCTGGACGGTTTCAAAAAAGGCATGGATACAAGGCCTCTGGCCATAAGACTGTTGGGAAATGTAACAGATCCCGGTTATCTTCTGAATGGCGATGCCGTGATTGAAAATAAAAATATCGATGCCAGCTCAATTACTTTTGAGGGTGTTGGTGATGATGCACTGGTAAACGGCTGGGGAATCCGTATTAAAAACGCAACCAATATAGAAGTGAGAAATCTTGGATTCATGCTGACCAATGCTTCGGAAGGTGATAACCTCAGCTTACAGCAGAATAACAGCTATATCTGGGCCCACCATAACGACTTGTTTTATGGTGCTCCCGGTTCTGATGCCGATCAGGAAAAAGGCGACGGGGCGCTGGATGCTAAAAAATCCACCTATGTCACTTTTTCCTACAACCATTTCTGGGATAACGGAAAAAGCTGTTTGCTGGGTTTAAGTGAAGGAACGACCGCAGGCCTTTACATCACTTACCACCACAACTGGTTTGATCATTCAGATTCAAGACATCCGAGAGTGCGCTATTATTCTGCCCACGTCTACAACAATTACTATGACGGAAATTCTAAATATGGAGTAGGTTCTACCCTGGGCTCTTCGGTTTTCGTGGAGGGAAATTATTTCAGAAATGCAAAATACCCGATTCTTACTTCAAAACAGGGAACAGACGTTGCCAATGGCGCTCCCGGAACATTTTCGGGTGAAAACGGCGGTGTGGTGAAGGCATTCAACAACTACATGACCGGTCAGACGGCTTTCGTTCCTTATAATGCGGCAACAGCAGCCAGTCATTTTGATGCTTATGTATCTGCTTCAAGAAATGAAGTGCTCGGAAATACCATCAAGGCATTCCAGGGGAACGGTACATATAACAACTTTGATACAGATAATTCGCTCTATGTCAATACTCTGGTCCCGGATTCCCCGACGGCTGCAAAAGATAAGGTCATGCAGTATTCCGGAAGGGTTTCCGGTGGAGATATCAGCTGGACTTTCAGCAATGCCAACGATGATACCTCTTCTTCTGTAAATACCGGATTAATGGCCGTGCTGCAAAACTATGTCTCTTCATTGGTCTATGTACAGGGAATTTCTTCAGCCTCTGCAAGTTCCCAGACCCTTGCTGTTCCTTCAAACAATGACCAGGCTGTCACAGCAGGAACGGCCATTACCCCTATGGTCTTTACGTGGGGCGGAACAGCAACGGATGCAGCGGTTACAGGTTTACCGGCTTCCGGAATCAGCTTTGTTAAAAATGCTTCAGCCAAAACGGTTACGGTTTCAGGAACGCCTACCGCTGACCTTGATTTCACAATAATGACCTCTGGTACAGCCGGAACAGCCGTTTCAGGAACAGGAAGCATTTCAGTTACGCCAGGGTCAGGGACAAACCCTCAGGGAAATGAAATCCACAATTTCTCTGTTTCTAACCTTACCAGTTCATTTTATACCTTCACGTCTGCAAATATCAATTCTACCGACGGTATGGCAACGTACGACGGATTAACCCTGACAAAACGCCTGAAATTAGAATCAGCAACAGGAATCACATACACCACGGCTGCGGCATCATCCTTAACACTGGTTTTCGATCCTTCATTCAGCGGAACGGTGAAGGTGGATAATGTTTCTTACACGGCTTCTTCGGGAATCGTATCAATTCCAACGGTAGCTGCAGGATCCCACTCCATCACAAAAGGAAGTGTGGCCAACCTGTTCTACATTAAAACCCAATATGCTTCCTCAGTTTTGTCCACTCAGGAAAATACGGTTGCAGAAAATGTTACAATTTATCCAAACCCTGTTGAAACCTTTTTCAGCATTACTGTTCCGGATACGGTTGAACAGGTGACAATAACCAACAGTGCGGGAGATACTGTAAAACATATCAGAGGCAATAACAAAACCATTGATATGAGCAGCCTTCAAAGCGGCCTTTATTTTGTCCGGATTAAAACGGATAAAGGAAGCTCAGCGCACAAGATTATTAAAAAGTAA
- the yaaA gene encoding peroxide stress protein YaaA has protein sequence MKIITSPAKLMNTENSTDLLRITTPKFIDDAAYIHSHLKHKSPKYLSELMEISPKLADENWERNQKWDAKPTAKQSAPALYAFTGEVYRGMDAKTLDKSAVDYLQKNHRILSGLYGLLKPSDKVMLYRLEMGRPFKFDEYNNLYEFWRDKITDQLNSELKKNEIVLNLASQEYFKAIDRKKIRHQIIDFEFYELKEGKLKTIVVYTKHARGMVARFCAETNAKTLNDVKAFNYEGYMIDEEKSTDTKLVFTR, from the coding sequence ATGAAAATAATAACATCGCCCGCCAAATTAATGAACACCGAAAATTCAACGGACCTGTTGAGAATCACGACTCCTAAATTCATTGATGACGCAGCTTACATACACTCCCATTTAAAGCACAAATCCCCGAAATATCTTTCTGAACTGATGGAAATTTCGCCTAAACTGGCGGACGAAAACTGGGAAAGAAACCAGAAATGGGATGCAAAACCTACGGCAAAACAATCCGCTCCTGCCCTGTATGCTTTTACAGGTGAGGTATACAGAGGCATGGATGCCAAGACACTGGATAAAAGTGCTGTGGATTACTTACAGAAAAACCACAGGATCCTTTCAGGCCTGTACGGCCTTTTAAAACCTTCTGATAAAGTTATGCTGTACCGCCTGGAAATGGGACGCCCTTTCAAGTTCGATGAATACAATAATCTGTATGAATTCTGGAGGGATAAAATAACGGATCAGCTGAATTCCGAACTCAAAAAGAATGAGATTGTCCTGAATCTGGCAAGCCAGGAATATTTCAAAGCCATCGACCGTAAAAAAATCCGTCATCAGATTATTGATTTCGAGTTTTATGAATTGAAGGAGGGAAAACTCAAAACCATTGTGGTGTATACCAAGCATGCCCGGGGCATGGTCGCAAGATTCTGTGCGGAAACCAATGCCAAAACCCTGAATGATGTAAAGGCATTCAATTATGAAGGCTACATGATTGATGAAGAAAAATCAACGGATACAAAACTGGTTTTTACAAGATAG